In the Bifidobacterium catenulatum PV20-2 genome, one interval contains:
- a CDS encoding P-II family nitrogen regulator, translating to MKLITAIIQPHKLDDVKEALAAAGVHGLTVSEANGYGRQRGHTEVYRGAEYTVDLIPKIRIEVLSDDADAETLVGVIVKSAGSGTIGDGKVWVAPLDSVTRVRTGETGSAAI from the coding sequence ATGAAGCTCATTACCGCTATCATTCAGCCGCATAAGCTTGACGATGTCAAGGAAGCTCTCGCTGCCGCAGGTGTTCACGGTCTGACCGTGTCTGAGGCTAACGGTTACGGCCGCCAGCGTGGCCACACCGAGGTTTACCGTGGCGCCGAATACACCGTGGATCTCATTCCGAAGATTCGCATCGAGGTGCTGTCCGACGACGCCGATGCCGAGACTCTGGTCGGTGTGATCGTCAAGTCCGCCGGATCCGGCACCATCGGCGACGGCAAGGTCTGGGTTGCCCCGCTTGATTCGGTGACCCGCGTGCGCACCGGCGAAACCGGCTCTGCCGCTATCTGA
- a CDS encoding DUF2089 family protein: protein MDRLPEWLANLAEEDLAFIKNFVLSSGSLKQMSQLYQVSYPTMRIRLDRLIEKIRLNDNETEDPFILLVKSLAIDDRYDVDTARILIDEYRKRKDES, encoded by the coding sequence GTGGACCGTCTACCAGAATGGTTGGCCAACCTTGCGGAGGAGGATTTGGCCTTCATCAAGAACTTCGTGCTATCGTCAGGATCTCTGAAGCAAATGTCCCAGCTGTATCAAGTCTCCTACCCGACCATGAGGATCCGGCTTGACAGGCTTATCGAAAAAATACGGTTGAACGACAACGAGACGGAGGATCCATTCATCCTCTTGGTGAAGAGTCTCGCCATTGACGATAGATACGACGTCGACACGGCTCGAATACTCATAGACGAGTACAGAAAGAGAAAGGATGAATCATGA
- a CDS encoding ammonium transporter, whose protein sequence is MGQLDSGNAAWILTSASLVFLMTPGVAFFYGGMVRAKAVLNMMIMEAAALSVTMVIWVLWGWSIAYAGTSVGGVFGDPATGFLLKDSMVSDGGVFTSASLNSNHYPVSVDVAFQSAFAMITVALICGAIAERVKYSTWMIFVALWITFDYAPLAHMVWNGGLLSADGAISQAIGAAAHDFAGGTVVHINAAVAALVIVLIIGKRKGFGTQPFRPHNVPFVMLGAFLLWFGWFGFNAGSAFAANGTAGYAWVSTSAATAAAMLSWGFTEKIRTGHYTAMGAASGIVAGLVAITPAADVVSPLWAIVLGAIAGVLTCLACGLKFKLGYDDSLDVVGVHGVGGFTGTVLIGFFGEGTGLFAGGDWKQLVVQLIVALVAIIWSAVVTGIIAFALEKTIGWRVTEAQEVGGIDLADQGERAYDFAGTASSVLKEVK, encoded by the coding sequence ATGGGTCAGCTTGATTCTGGCAATGCCGCGTGGATTTTGACGTCCGCGTCCCTTGTGTTCCTCATGACGCCGGGTGTGGCGTTCTTCTACGGTGGTATGGTCCGCGCAAAGGCCGTGCTGAACATGATGATCATGGAGGCGGCCGCTCTATCCGTCACAATGGTGATCTGGGTGCTGTGGGGCTGGTCCATCGCCTACGCAGGCACTTCGGTCGGCGGTGTCTTCGGTGACCCGGCCACGGGCTTCCTGCTGAAGGATTCCATGGTTTCTGACGGCGGTGTCTTCACGTCGGCTTCGCTGAACTCCAACCACTACCCGGTCAGCGTCGATGTGGCGTTCCAGTCCGCATTCGCCATGATTACCGTCGCTCTGATTTGCGGCGCTATCGCTGAACGTGTCAAGTACTCCACTTGGATGATTTTCGTCGCGCTGTGGATTACCTTCGATTACGCTCCGCTCGCCCACATGGTGTGGAATGGCGGTCTGCTGAGCGCTGACGGCGCGATCTCCCAGGCCATCGGCGCTGCCGCCCACGATTTCGCAGGTGGTACGGTCGTGCACATCAATGCTGCAGTCGCCGCTCTGGTGATCGTGTTGATCATCGGCAAGCGCAAGGGCTTCGGCACTCAGCCGTTCCGTCCGCACAATGTTCCGTTCGTGATGCTTGGCGCTTTCCTGCTGTGGTTCGGATGGTTCGGCTTCAACGCTGGTTCCGCGTTCGCCGCCAATGGCACCGCAGGCTACGCTTGGGTTTCCACTTCCGCCGCAACCGCCGCCGCAATGCTCTCTTGGGGCTTCACCGAGAAGATCCGTACCGGCCACTACACCGCCATGGGTGCCGCTTCCGGCATCGTCGCGGGTCTGGTTGCCATCACCCCGGCCGCCGATGTGGTTTCCCCGCTGTGGGCCATCGTGCTCGGTGCTATCGCCGGCGTGCTCACTTGCCTCGCTTGCGGCCTGAAGTTCAAGCTCGGCTACGATGATTCTCTCGACGTTGTCGGCGTCCACGGCGTCGGCGGCTTCACCGGCACTGTGCTCATCGGCTTCTTCGGCGAAGGTACCGGTCTGTTCGCAGGCGGCGACTGGAAGCAGCTGGTTGTGCAGCTCATCGTTGCCCTCGTCGCCATCATCTGGTCCGCTGTTGTCACCGGCATCATCGCCTTCGCTCTGGAGAAGACGATTGGCTGGCGTGTCACCGAAGCTCAGGAAGTCGGCGGTATCGATCTTGCCGATCAGGGCGAACGTGCTTACGATTTTGCTGGTACCGCCAGCTCTGTTCTCAAGGAGGTGAAGTGA
- a CDS encoding glutaredoxin family protein → MTVTVFTNPSNPQCEATEQELAKLGVRYDTVDLTKNPSTFEQIKNAGFKQIPVVISPNSSWSGHRPDLIRQLAQSFAA, encoded by the coding sequence ATGACCGTGACCGTCTTCACCAATCCGAGCAACCCGCAATGCGAAGCCACCGAACAAGAGCTTGCAAAGCTGGGCGTGCGTTACGACACCGTCGACCTGACGAAAAACCCGTCCACCTTCGAACAGATCAAAAACGCCGGTTTCAAGCAGATTCCGGTCGTCATCTCACCGAATTCCTCGTGGAGTGGACATAGGCCGGATTTGATCCGCCAGCTCGCACAAAGCTTCGCCGCATAA
- a CDS encoding nucleotidyltransferase domain-containing protein → MTSAVDGLKQRFMDMSQPDADGVYRDGAAKRKARTDLAVDCLTKLWQEACRTVSFDVPQVGIGLGAVGSLARGQVGPSSDLDLVVIYEPHALTDQQLNELANKLWYPIWDSGLDLDQSVRTRAQCEAVTDHDLPAAMGWLDVVPIAGDTQLIESTAVSILERWRRAARKRLPELLDSAKSRLDEFGRMAYGNQPDIKESRGGLRDSVLVSALAASWLADRPHGQYDDAVGRLLDVRDCIHLVAAKDTNMLLAPYQARVSAMLGLADPTLPSGEREAKSIDDLQTLLARVGRQIAFSLDSTASRAEHSLTHEKPRFAFFQVFQPRGGGKRQAPTFDVVAPGIAKHEEEIVLAPGADPKSDPCLALRAAVAAAEFGLPIAPGTLQNLKLCPIDDRTWNDESRSLFLRLLASGPALLQVWEEIDFVDIPGRLIPEWLAIRNRPSASAVHRYTIDRHSVEVVTRLGRETPRGNRYDDRHYQALLLAGILHDIGKRPGVADHAAEGARHASTVLKRMGFDRDIIWWVTLLVREHLTLSEFATGQNPNDPNVGDELASRLDHDPLLLDMLFDLTRADGSSLGATSGETISKQYGWSKWRETLVRTMYNATRYHM, encoded by the coding sequence ATGACTTCAGCGGTTGATGGTCTTAAACAACGTTTCATGGATATGAGTCAGCCGGATGCCGACGGCGTGTACCGCGATGGTGCGGCTAAGCGCAAGGCTCGTACGGATCTGGCCGTGGATTGCCTGACGAAGTTGTGGCAGGAGGCCTGCCGGACGGTTTCTTTTGACGTTCCGCAAGTTGGTATTGGTCTTGGCGCGGTCGGTTCGTTGGCTCGCGGCCAAGTGGGACCGAGTTCCGATCTTGACTTGGTGGTCATTTATGAGCCTCACGCGCTCACTGACCAGCAGCTCAATGAGCTTGCTAACAAATTGTGGTATCCGATTTGGGATTCTGGTCTTGATCTTGACCAGTCGGTGCGTACCCGCGCGCAGTGCGAGGCGGTCACCGACCATGATCTGCCCGCCGCGATGGGTTGGCTGGACGTGGTGCCGATCGCGGGCGACACGCAGCTGATCGAATCCACGGCTGTCTCCATTTTAGAGCGTTGGCGTAGGGCCGCCCGTAAGCGTTTGCCTGAATTGTTGGATTCCGCCAAGTCTCGTTTGGACGAGTTCGGCCGGATGGCGTACGGTAATCAGCCTGATATTAAGGAGTCTCGCGGCGGTTTGCGCGATTCCGTGCTGGTATCCGCGCTTGCCGCTTCTTGGCTTGCCGACCGCCCGCACGGCCAGTATGACGATGCCGTTGGACGGTTGTTGGATGTGCGTGACTGCATTCATTTGGTTGCTGCCAAAGACACGAACATGTTGCTCGCTCCCTATCAGGCGAGGGTTTCGGCGATGTTGGGTTTGGCTGATCCGACGTTGCCGAGCGGTGAGCGTGAGGCGAAGTCGATTGATGATTTGCAGACGTTGCTTGCGCGTGTTGGCCGTCAGATTGCGTTTTCGCTTGATTCCACGGCTTCTCGAGCCGAGCATTCGTTGACTCATGAGAAGCCTCGTTTTGCGTTTTTTCAGGTGTTCCAGCCTCGTGGCGGCGGTAAGCGTCAGGCGCCTACGTTTGATGTGGTCGCGCCCGGTATTGCCAAGCATGAGGAGGAGATCGTGCTTGCGCCGGGTGCCGATCCGAAGTCTGATCCGTGTCTTGCATTGCGTGCGGCTGTTGCTGCGGCTGAGTTTGGTCTGCCGATTGCGCCCGGCACGTTGCAGAATCTGAAGTTATGTCCGATTGATGATCGCACTTGGAATGATGAGTCGCGCAGTCTGTTCTTGCGTTTGCTTGCGAGCGGTCCCGCGTTGTTGCAGGTATGGGAGGAGATTGATTTTGTTGATATTCCGGGTCGTTTGATTCCGGAATGGTTGGCGATTCGTAATCGTCCGAGCGCTTCGGCCGTGCATCGTTACACGATTGACCGTCATTCGGTTGAGGTGGTCACGCGGCTTGGTCGTGAAACACCTCGTGGAAACCGTTATGATGATCGGCATTATCAGGCGTTGCTGTTGGCTGGTATTTTGCATGATATCGGCAAGCGTCCGGGGGTTGCCGATCATGCTGCGGAGGGTGCCCGTCATGCGTCCACGGTTTTGAAACGTATGGGTTTTGACCGTGACATTATTTGGTGGGTCACGTTGCTGGTGCGCGAGCATCTTACGTTGTCGGAATTTGCGACTGGCCAGAATCCTAATGATCCGAATGTTGGCGACGAATTGGCCTCCCGTCTTGATCATGATCCGCTGCTGCTTGACATGCTCTTTGACCTGACTCGCGCTGACGGTTCGTCATTGGGTGCCACGTCCGGCGAGACTATTTCCAAACAGTACGGCTGGAGCAAATGGCGCGAAACCCTCGTCCGAACCATGTACAACGCCACCCGCTATCACATGTGA
- the ftsY gene encoding signal recognition particle-docking protein FtsY yields the protein MDTNVIIAIVAVVVIAAILVIGGWWLGKTRKNAVDKSTEDAKAKADARLAAEAKSAAADSSTVKPSVDSNVDAAEKAPAESQQKSSAQASSSETATPAPATEAKPEPVHETPESAGTRMQRLKARLSKSGNPFGKALFNILVKDQLSEADWEDVEDTLLLADVGAEASEQLVEELRNDARIAGQSDPAEVRAALKDKLLKLVGTDTDRRLNADKEDANKPSVIIMVGVNGTGKTTTAGKLSRLLVSEGKQVMLGAADTFRAAAADQLETWGAKVGVPVVRSDKDGADPASVAFEASAKAKEENADVLIIDTAGRLQNKANLMDELGKIRRVTEKNLPVDEVLLVLDATTGQNGMTQAKVFAEAIGITGVVLSKLDGSAKGGIVISVQKELGVPVKLVGLGEGPDDLAPFDPEGFVDGILA from the coding sequence ATGGATACGAATGTGATTATTGCGATTGTCGCCGTTGTCGTTATCGCGGCAATTCTGGTGATTGGCGGTTGGTGGCTCGGTAAGACCCGCAAGAACGCCGTCGATAAGTCCACGGAGGATGCGAAAGCCAAGGCTGACGCCCGTCTTGCTGCGGAAGCAAAGTCGGCTGCGGCTGATTCTTCCACGGTGAAGCCGTCCGTTGATTCCAATGTTGATGCAGCTGAAAAAGCTCCGGCTGAAAGTCAGCAGAAGTCCTCAGCTCAAGCTTCCTCTTCCGAAACGGCAACTCCTGCACCAGCCACCGAAGCCAAGCCCGAACCGGTTCATGAAACCCCCGAATCCGCCGGCACGCGCATGCAGCGTCTTAAGGCGCGCCTGTCGAAATCCGGCAATCCGTTCGGCAAGGCCCTGTTCAACATTCTTGTGAAGGATCAGCTCTCCGAAGCCGACTGGGAAGACGTCGAAGACACCCTCCTGCTTGCCGACGTGGGCGCGGAAGCCAGCGAACAGCTAGTTGAAGAACTGCGTAATGATGCCCGAATCGCAGGCCAGTCCGACCCGGCCGAAGTGCGTGCCGCGCTGAAAGACAAGCTGCTGAAGCTCGTAGGCACTGACACGGATCGCCGTCTCAACGCCGATAAGGAAGACGCGAACAAACCAAGCGTCATCATCATGGTCGGCGTGAACGGCACGGGCAAAACCACCACTGCGGGCAAGCTTTCCCGCCTGCTTGTTTCCGAAGGCAAGCAGGTCATGCTGGGCGCTGCCGATACCTTCCGCGCGGCGGCCGCCGACCAGTTGGAAACTTGGGGTGCCAAGGTCGGCGTCCCGGTCGTGCGTTCCGACAAGGACGGCGCCGATCCGGCGTCCGTCGCATTCGAGGCCAGCGCCAAGGCCAAGGAAGAGAACGCCGACGTGCTCATCATCGACACCGCCGGCCGCCTGCAGAACAAGGCGAACCTCATGGACGAGCTCGGCAAGATCCGCCGCGTTACCGAAAAGAACCTTCCGGTCGACGAGGTGCTGCTCGTGCTCGACGCCACCACCGGCCAGAATGGCATGACGCAGGCCAAGGTGTTCGCCGAAGCCATCGGCATTACCGGTGTGGTGCTCTCCAAGCTTGACGGTTCCGCAAAGGGCGGCATCGTGATTTCCGTGCAGAAAGAGCTTGGCGTGCCCGTCAAGCTTGTCGGCCTGGGCGAAGGCCCGGACGATCTCGCCCCGTTCGATCCGGAAGGCTTCGTCGACGGCATCCTCGCCTGA
- the dnaB gene encoding replicative DNA helicase, which translates to MAESNSWNNGLNQGQNRGFSGNGSTSGTSGTAIRDAIFDRVPPHDDAAEMAVLGGMLMSKDAIGEVSQMIDITDFYQPRNQTVYEAIINLFSASQPVDAVLVANQLLKDGDLEKVGGSDYLHSLVASVPTAANATFYADIIHQRAILRNVIAAGTKIAQLGYTAEGSQAEDVVNLAQAEVYEMSTGKVRQDYAPIGTVITDTLDQIDRLQNGEVSKGVPTGFRDIDEVTQGLQPGQMIVVAGRPAMGKSTLGVDFARSAALHHNMTSVIFSLEMSKNELAQRIISAETNIPLAAMRRAEDITQERWNILNNLQDKLQNAPLFIDDSPNMSLMEIRAKCRRLKQTNDLKLVVIDYLQLMTSGKAVESRQQEVSDFSRALKLLAKELEVPVVALSQLNRGPEMRQDKKPQLSDLRESGSIEQDADVVFLVHRPDAYDKEDRPGEADIIMAKHRNGPTDTFNLAFLGAYSKFKDMPQDYQSQQEV; encoded by the coding sequence ATGGCGGAGAGCAATTCTTGGAACAACGGCCTGAATCAAGGGCAAAACCGCGGTTTTTCAGGCAATGGCAGCACTTCCGGAACATCCGGAACGGCCATTCGCGACGCCATCTTCGACCGTGTGCCGCCACATGACGACGCCGCAGAAATGGCAGTGCTCGGCGGCATGCTCATGAGCAAAGACGCCATCGGCGAAGTCTCACAGATGATCGACATCACCGACTTCTACCAGCCGCGTAACCAAACCGTGTACGAAGCCATCATCAACCTGTTCTCCGCATCGCAACCCGTCGACGCGGTGCTGGTAGCCAATCAACTGCTCAAAGACGGCGACCTCGAAAAAGTGGGGGGATCCGACTATCTGCACAGCCTCGTCGCATCCGTGCCGACCGCAGCCAACGCAACCTTCTATGCCGACATCATCCACCAGCGTGCCATCTTGCGCAATGTGATCGCAGCCGGCACCAAAATCGCGCAGCTCGGCTACACGGCCGAAGGATCCCAAGCCGAAGACGTCGTCAACCTGGCGCAGGCCGAAGTCTACGAAATGTCGACCGGCAAAGTAAGGCAGGATTACGCGCCGATCGGCACCGTCATCACCGACACCCTTGACCAGATCGACCGACTGCAGAACGGCGAAGTCTCCAAGGGCGTGCCAACCGGATTCCGCGACATTGACGAAGTGACGCAAGGCCTGCAGCCGGGTCAGATGATCGTTGTGGCAGGACGCCCCGCCATGGGCAAGTCCACGCTCGGCGTCGATTTCGCACGATCCGCCGCGTTGCACCACAATATGACATCCGTGATCTTCAGCTTGGAAATGAGCAAAAACGAACTTGCGCAACGAATTATCTCCGCGGAAACGAATATTCCGTTGGCAGCCATGCGCCGAGCGGAAGATATTACGCAGGAACGTTGGAATATCCTCAATAATCTGCAAGATAAACTGCAGAACGCACCATTATTCATCGACGATAGTCCGAACATGAGTTTGATGGAGATCCGTGCGAAATGCCGCCGATTGAAGCAGACGAACGATCTGAAATTAGTGGTGATCGACTACCTGCAGCTCATGACTTCCGGCAAGGCCGTGGAAAGCCGCCAGCAGGAAGTGTCTGACTTCTCGCGTGCATTGAAGCTGCTTGCCAAGGAATTGGAAGTGCCGGTGGTGGCGCTGAGCCAGCTGAACCGTGGTCCCGAAATGCGTCAGGACAAGAAGCCGCAGCTTTCCGACCTGCGTGAATCCGGCTCGATCGAACAGGACGCCGACGTGGTGTTCCTCGTGCACAGGCCGGACGCCTACGACAAGGAGGACCGCCCGGGCGAGGCCGACATCATCATGGCAAAACATCGTAACGGTCCGACCGATACCTTCAATCTCGCGTTCCTTGGCGCGTACTCCAAATTCAAAGATATGCCGCAGGACTATCAGAGCCAGCAGGAGGTATAA
- a CDS encoding C69 family dipeptidase, with translation MSCTTILVGKKASYDGSTIIARDDDSGSGRYDPKKFIAVAPQDQPRHYRSVLSHVEIDLPDNPCRYSIVPNVLPNRGILAEAGVNERNVAMSATETIAVNERVLAADPLVKLQPATEATDTPEVPGGIGEEDIITLVLPYVTTAREGVARLAELLETYGTYESNGIIISDVNEIWYVETIGGHHWIARRVPDDCYATIPNQLGIDDFDFDDAFSTQREFMCSADLREFMDAHHLDRTMSATASSGFGFQPTSAFGDASMNGGGNSSSGAALGHNHFNPRTAFGTATTKDRIYNTPRAWYMQRYLNPSEDWDSPAARYTPASDDIPWCRVPENAVTLEDVDFLMSAHFEGTPYDPYGTLGTSESRHRYRPIGINRTGHMVAIQIRPYAPETSRSIMWISYGSGPFTAATPFYANVNDTPAYLRDTTPEVSTSNLYWANRLIAALADAHFYETNNAIEEFAESARAYGHRLVERTDAELREMSAQTSASESQESAGVAEITENTSIAIVARLQQSNEEMAEYLRTHVTKLLNDVLYTSSNLMHNSFAMSDRWN, from the coding sequence ATGTCATGTACCACGATTCTTGTAGGAAAGAAAGCCAGCTACGACGGATCCACCATCATCGCACGCGACGATGATTCCGGTTCCGGCCGTTACGACCCTAAGAAATTCATTGCGGTCGCACCGCAAGACCAACCTAGGCATTACCGCAGTGTGCTCAGTCATGTCGAAATCGACCTTCCCGACAATCCATGCCGATATAGCATTGTGCCGAACGTGCTGCCGAATCGCGGAATTCTCGCGGAAGCGGGCGTCAACGAGCGCAATGTGGCGATGAGCGCCACCGAAACCATCGCGGTCAACGAGCGCGTGCTAGCCGCTGATCCGCTCGTCAAACTGCAACCGGCGACTGAAGCCACTGACACCCCCGAAGTCCCGGGCGGAATCGGAGAAGAAGACATCATCACCCTCGTGCTGCCTTACGTAACCACGGCACGCGAAGGCGTCGCACGTCTCGCCGAACTGCTTGAAACATACGGCACCTACGAATCGAACGGCATCATCATTTCCGACGTAAACGAAATCTGGTATGTCGAAACGATCGGCGGGCACCATTGGATCGCCCGCCGCGTGCCGGACGACTGCTATGCGACCATCCCCAACCAGCTCGGCATCGACGATTTCGACTTCGACGACGCCTTCAGCACCCAACGCGAGTTCATGTGCAGTGCCGATCTGCGCGAATTCATGGACGCGCACCACCTTGACCGCACTATGAGCGCGACTGCGAGTAGCGGCTTCGGATTCCAGCCGACTAGCGCTTTCGGAGACGCCAGCATGAACGGCGGCGGCAATAGCAGTAGCGGCGCGGCGCTGGGTCACAACCATTTCAATCCGCGCACGGCTTTCGGCACCGCCACCACCAAAGACCGCATCTACAACACGCCGCGTGCCTGGTACATGCAGCGCTACCTCAATCCAAGCGAGGATTGGGATTCGCCGGCCGCCCGCTACACGCCCGCGTCCGACGATATTCCGTGGTGTCGTGTGCCTGAGAACGCTGTGACGCTCGAAGACGTCGACTTCCTGATGAGCGCGCACTTCGAAGGGACCCCTTACGATCCGTACGGTACGCTCGGAACGTCGGAAAGCCGCCATCGCTACCGTCCGATCGGCATCAACCGCACCGGGCATATGGTGGCCATACAGATCCGCCCGTACGCGCCGGAAACCAGCCGCTCGATCATGTGGATTTCGTACGGTTCCGGCCCCTTCACCGCGGCCACGCCGTTCTATGCGAACGTCAACGATACGCCCGCCTACCTGCGCGACACCACGCCGGAAGTATCAACCAGCAACCTGTACTGGGCGAACCGTTTGATCGCCGCGCTCGCCGACGCGCATTTCTACGAAACCAACAATGCGATCGAAGAATTTGCGGAATCGGCCCGCGCTTACGGCCATCGTCTGGTGGAACGTACTGATGCCGAATTGCGTGAGATGTCCGCGCAAACGAGCGCGTCCGAATCGCAAGAGAGTGCAGGGGTCGCGGAGATTACGGAAAACACAAGTATTGCAATCGTCGCCAGACTGCAGCAGTCCAACGAAGAAATGGCGGAATACTTGCGCACTCACGTTACGAAACTGCTCAACGACGTGCTCTACACGTCCAGTAATCTCATGCACAACAGTTTTGCCATGTCCGACCGCTGGAACTGA
- a CDS encoding TetR/AcrR family transcriptional regulator, whose translation MANTSRMTSYQRREQLIEIGRSLFASKGFEAVSVEEIAATAKVSKPIVYEHFGGKEGLYAVVVDREMRALTDTLINALSDPQAHPRQIVERTALALLTYVEENAEGFRVLTRDSPKTDPASSFNSLLGDIALRVEDILAEAFKRQHLPAKGVPYYAQMLIGMTVYTCQYWADQRKLSKEQIAAHIVNLAWHGLSRMEAKPELRFESDKAAKEAEKQERREIKEIAKRERKAAKEAQSQNNTESPAEQNAEQNTEQGTAGSQGTQAEQQS comes from the coding sequence ATGGCCAATACATCCAGAATGACGTCGTATCAGCGGCGCGAGCAACTCATCGAAATCGGTCGTTCGCTGTTTGCGTCGAAGGGCTTCGAAGCAGTGAGCGTGGAAGAGATCGCCGCCACCGCAAAAGTGTCGAAACCCATTGTGTACGAGCATTTCGGAGGCAAAGAGGGCCTGTACGCTGTGGTGGTGGACCGCGAAATGCGCGCCCTTACCGACACGCTCATCAACGCGCTATCCGACCCACAAGCGCACCCCCGCCAAATCGTGGAACGCACGGCGCTGGCACTGCTCACCTATGTTGAGGAGAATGCTGAAGGATTCCGCGTGCTCACCCGTGATTCGCCGAAAACCGATCCGGCCAGCTCGTTCAATTCGCTTTTGGGAGACATCGCCCTGCGCGTGGAAGACATTCTCGCCGAAGCGTTCAAACGCCAGCATCTGCCGGCCAAGGGCGTGCCATACTATGCGCAGATGCTCATCGGCATGACCGTATATACCTGCCAGTATTGGGCGGACCAGCGCAAACTCAGCAAAGAGCAGATTGCCGCGCACATCGTGAATCTGGCCTGGCATGGCTTGAGCCGCATGGAAGCCAAGCCGGAACTGCGTTTCGAAAGCGACAAAGCCGCAAAAGAGGCGGAAAAGCAGGAAAGGCGCGAAATCAAGGAAATCGCGAAACGCGAGCGCAAGGCCGCAAAAGAAGCACAATCACAAAACAATACAGAAAGCCCAGCCGAGCAGAACGCTGAACAGAACACCGAACAAGGCACAGCCGGAAGCCAAGGCACGCAAGCCGAACAGCAGTCGTAA
- a CDS encoding glycosyltransferase family 2 protein, whose protein sequence is MQEKKTLTFVVPAYNMTEYLERCVMSLIAAKRNNDIEVLIVDDGSSDGTLEMAQKFEARYPGIVRAIHQENKGHGGAVNTGIAAARGMYVKVVDADDWVGPESLEQVMAVLREEADSTEPIDMLVTNYVYDKVGKRNKHVVNFRHAMKAGERLTWNDLGHFGLAEYILMHALTYRTAVVRESGMQLPEHTFYVDFIYAYQPFPWVKTMQYLDTPFYHYFIGRDGQSVQTDVMIRRVDQLRLVNQCMVRATPERDTVPDGLYRYMIHFLAIESSVASVFMILSRDPENYEKKKDMWDDIKAYSPTIYKDVRKKAMSRALNLRGSIGRFVIRKGYFVAEHVVGFN, encoded by the coding sequence ATGCAGGAGAAGAAGACGCTCACCTTCGTGGTGCCCGCGTACAACATGACCGAATATTTGGAACGATGCGTCATGTCGTTAATCGCAGCGAAGCGCAACAACGACATCGAAGTGCTGATCGTGGACGATGGATCGTCCGACGGCACGCTGGAAATGGCGCAGAAATTCGAGGCCCGCTATCCAGGCATCGTACGCGCCATCCACCAGGAGAACAAGGGGCACGGCGGGGCCGTCAACACCGGCATCGCGGCGGCACGCGGCATGTATGTGAAGGTTGTGGACGCCGACGATTGGGTTGGTCCCGAATCACTCGAACAGGTCATGGCCGTGCTGCGCGAAGAGGCCGATTCCACCGAGCCGATCGACATGCTCGTCACCAATTATGTGTATGACAAGGTTGGCAAACGCAACAAGCATGTGGTGAACTTCCGCCATGCCATGAAGGCCGGCGAGCGCCTGACTTGGAACGATCTTGGGCATTTCGGCTTGGCTGAATACATTCTCATGCACGCGCTGACGTACCGCACCGCCGTGGTGCGAGAGTCCGGTATGCAGCTGCCGGAGCACACGTTCTACGTGGACTTCATTTACGCGTACCAGCCGTTCCCGTGGGTGAAGACCATGCAGTATTTGGATACGCCGTTCTACCACTATTTCATCGGGCGCGACGGGCAAAGCGTGCAGACTGATGTGATGATCCGCCGTGTCGACCAGCTGCGCCTCGTCAACCAGTGCATGGTGCGTGCAACTCCGGAACGCGACACGGTGCCGGACGGCCTGTACCGTTATATGATCCACTTCCTGGCGATTGAAAGTTCCGTGGCAAGTGTGTTCATGATTTTGTCTCGCGATCCGGAAAATTATGAGAAGAAAAAGGATATGTGGGACGACATTAAGGCGTACTCCCCCACTATTTACAAGGATGTGCGCAAGAAGGCCATGTCTCGTGCGTTGAATTTGCGCGGGTCGATCGGTCGTTTCGTGATTCGCAAGGGATATTTCGTAGCGGAACACGTCGTCGGGTTCAACTGA